The Pirellulales bacterium genome contains a region encoding:
- a CDS encoding AbrB/MazE/SpoVT family DNA-binding domain-containing protein: MILGLGTASWKLWVIKMDGRGRITLPLDVREHLDVRPGDTLVMREVEGGLRIEPNKNWVRSGEGEASRTGHTATKPPTED; this comes from the coding sequence ATGATTTTGGGCTTGGGAACTGCATCGTGGAAATTGTGGGTCATCAAGATGGATGGCCGTGGCCGGATCACGCTGCCTTTGGATGTGAGGGAACACTTGGATGTCCGGCCGGGAGATACGCTTGTCATGCGCGAGGTCGAAGGTGGATTGCGTATCGAGCCAAACAAGAACTGGGTTCGCTCGGGCGAGGGAGAGGCTTCCCGCACAGGTCACACGGCGACGAAGCCGCCGACGGAGGATTGA
- a CDS encoding PIN domain-containing protein, with the protein MSEVVADASAVLAFALGENGERKVAKVREQCIVATPNLLEAVSKLLRANFPADRVQIFLKQFFPRVAHLDRDLAEASGALHATTRGHGLSYADCVCLMLGMQLKATVLTADRRWEKVGLDVKLELIR; encoded by the coding sequence GTGAGTGAAGTCGTCGCAGACGCTTCGGCCGTACTCGCCTTTGCTCTCGGCGAGAACGGTGAGCGCAAGGTGGCGAAGGTTCGCGAGCAGTGCATCGTGGCGACGCCGAACCTCCTTGAGGCCGTATCAAAACTGCTGCGGGCGAATTTTCCGGCCGATCGGGTGCAAATTTTCCTGAAGCAGTTCTTTCCCAGGGTTGCCCATCTCGACCGCGACCTTGCCGAAGCGTCCGGCGCATTGCATGCGACGACCCGTGGACATGGCCTGTCGTATGCCGATTGCGTGTGCCTGATGCTTGGCATGCAACTCAAGGCGACGGTCCTTACTGCGGATCGACGTTGGGAAAAAGTCGGGTTGGATGTAAAGCTGGAGTTAATTCGATGA